One Antennarius striatus isolate MH-2024 chromosome 17, ASM4005453v1, whole genome shotgun sequence genomic window carries:
- the LOC137611453 gene encoding CD209 antigen-like protein E: MEDREDLGGISDCAYNKLDSQEELTTEEQEFFSNQQKQKVSVSLMIPKSSLSRYHQLIILAVFAVILLAVDIGLGVYYNKLTSGQRIFTDMNNELAKLQASYTTATQRKTEANKLLAKEMSEQQLTMWELEHQSRATKDFERRTNKIRLETAALKSHMPMIKEGCRHCLPGWTYMFSMCYYFALSDDVLRRSWQEARNFCMRYGADLAVVDTREKHLAISELITNYYDTSRNIYQSGFWIGLRDVEYEGTWKWLDGTSLAAGYWNDGEPNNQGNEDCAAAYPRSNPFKSWNDAPCNHGLKWICEMTAKTQS, translated from the exons ATGGAGGACAGAGAAGATTTGGGTGGCATTTCTGACTGTGCTTATAATAAACTGGACAGTCAagaggaactgacaacagaagaGCAAGAATTCTTCTCaaatcaacagaaacaaaaag TGTCAGTGTCCTTGATGATACCTAAATCCAGTCTGAGTCGTTACCATCAGCTCATAATCTTGGCAGTGTTTGCTGTCATTCTGCTGGCAGTTGACATTGGCCTGGGAGTCTATT ACAACAAACTCACGAGTGGCCAACGCATCTTCACGGACATGAACAATGAGCTGGCAAAACTGCAGGCTTCTTACACGACTGCAACCCAGCGCAAGACTGAAGCAAATAAACTGTTGGCCAAAGAGATGAGTGAGCAGCAACTCACTATGTGGGAGCTGGAACACCAGAGTCGAGCAACCAAAGATTTCGAGAGGAGGACCAACAAAATCAGGCTGGAAACTGCTGCATTGAAATCCCACATGCCAATGATTA AGGAGGGCTGCAGACACTGTTTGCCAGGATGGACATACATGTTCTCAATGTGTTACTACTTCGCTTTGTCTGATGATGTGTTACGTAGATCGTGGCAGGAAGCGAGGAATTTCTGCATGAGATATGGTGCTGACTTGGCAGTGGTAGATACCAGAGAGAAACAC CTCGCCATAAGTGAATTGATAACTAATTATTACGATACATCAAGAAACATTTATCAAAGTGGCTTCTGGATTGGACTGAGAGATGTGGAGTATGAAGGGACCTGGAAATGGTTGGATGGAACAAGCCTGGCTGCAGG TTACTGGAATGATGGAGAGCCCAACAATCAAGGAAATGAGGACTGTGCGGCGGCGTATCCCAGAAGTAACCCCTTTAAGTCCTGGAATGACGCTCCATGTAATCATGGACTTAAATGGATTTGCGAAATGACAGCAAAGACTCAaagttga